One Campylobacter sputorum subsp. sputorum DNA segment encodes these proteins:
- a CDS encoding RluA family pseudouridine synthase, with the protein MVKEIYATINDERLDIFLSRVLDISRNQITNLIKNANVKVNDILVLKPSFKIEENDKININFPQKQDIISDIKVDFDIEVIYEDDDLLVINKPPNLVVHSAPSVKEHTLVDWLVQRKTLLSNINGENRPGIVHRLDKGTSGVMVVAKNNIAHEKLSLQLRDKTMGRIYLALCDYALKENCIVEKPIGRNPSNRLKKGIVENGRYAKSAFVNVFSNGNINLIAAKLFTGRTHQIRVHLSSISRHILGDNLYGFKSDNDKISRVMLHAFEIYFIHPSTNLPMSFCASLYSDFLDLIKIDKEFLDENLQIPNIRNLFCDISKWVCHKSTK; encoded by the coding sequence ATAGTGAAAGAAATTTATGCAACAATTAATGATGAAAGATTAGATATTTTTTTATCTCGTGTTTTAGATATATCTAGAAATCAAATTACAAATTTGATAAAAAATGCAAATGTAAAAGTAAATGATATTTTGGTTTTAAAACCATCTTTTAAAATAGAAGAAAATGATAAAATAAACATAAATTTTCCGCAAAAACAAGATATTATCTCAGATATAAAAGTAGATTTTGATATAGAGGTTATTTATGAAGATGATGATTTGCTTGTGATAAACAAACCGCCAAATTTGGTCGTTCACTCGGCTCCAAGTGTAAAAGAGCATACTTTGGTTGATTGGTTGGTTCAACGAAAAACTTTGCTTTCAAATATAAATGGAGAAAATAGACCAGGTATTGTTCATAGATTAGATAAAGGAACAAGTGGCGTTATGGTTGTTGCAAAAAACAACATTGCTCATGAAAAACTAAGCTTACAACTTCGAGATAAAACAATGGGTAGAATTTATCTAGCACTTTGTGATTATGCATTAAAAGAAAATTGTATAGTTGAAAAGCCAATTGGTAGAAATCCATCAAATAGGCTTAAAAAAGGCATTGTAGAAAATGGAAGATATGCAAAAAGTGCATTTGTAAATGTATTTAGTAATGGAAATATAAATTTAATAGCAGCAAAATTATTTACCGGTAGAACTCACCAAATAAGAGTTCATTTAAGCTCAATATCAAGGCATATTTTAGGCGATAATTTATACGGATTTAAGAGCGATAATGATAAAATAAGCAGAGTAATGCTTCATGCATTTGAAATTTATTTTATCCATCCAAGCACAAATTTACCTATGAGTTTTTGTGCTAGTTTGTATAGTGATTTTTTAGATTTAATTAAAATTGACAAGGAGTTTTTAGATGAAAATTTGCAAATACCTAATATCAGGAATTTGTTTTGCGATATTTCTAAATGGGTGTGCCACAAAAGTACCAAATAG
- a CDS encoding winged helix-turn-helix domain-containing protein, whose protein sequence is MILFKPIKFSAILDNIILIFKNNDKKLTKLTKQISIDLKTEKIFENKNEIFLSPIMHKLIILFSANLGSIVTFEMIEECVYNTQYVTKITIQNLVGNLRRKLNLNITNIYATGYVLNEYKICPQRDSNSRPQN, encoded by the coding sequence ATGATTTTATTTAAACCAATAAAATTTAGTGCTATATTAGATAATATAATACTTATATTTAAAAACAATGATAAAAAACTTACAAAACTAACAAAACAAATAAGTATAGATTTAAAAACCGAGAAAATATTCGAAAATAAAAACGAAATTTTTTTAAGCCCAATAATGCATAAACTAATTATTCTATTTAGTGCAAATTTAGGATCTATAGTTACATTTGAAATGATAGAAGAATGTGTTTATAATACACAATATGTTACAAAAATAACAATACAAAATTTAGTAGGAAATTTAAGAAGAAAATTAAATCTTAATATTACAAATATATATGCAACAGGATATGTATTAAATGAATATAAAATATGTCCTCAGCGAGATTCGAACTCACGGCCTCAAAATTAG
- a CDS encoding cell division ATP-binding protein FtsE — protein MPHPIIKTENLLLGYEKDDIVINSANLEIFPNDFVFITGQSGSGKSTILKSFYGEMVPKKGMLNVCMYDLNSINKSNLNALRRKIGIIFQNYRLINEWSVEQNVMLPLIIKGFSKNTCKKQSTKLLNHVNMLHKADKYPFELSGGEQQRVAMARALAHNPMLILCDEPTGNLDDYSSDIIWSLLRSAREMLGATIIVVTHRIPSLLRMQYRHFTIEKGNVNEIF, from the coding sequence ATGCCACATCCTATAATAAAAACAGAAAATTTACTTCTTGGTTACGAAAAAGATGATATTGTTATAAATAGTGCAAATTTAGAGATATTTCCGAATGATTTTGTTTTTATAACAGGACAAAGCGGAAGTGGAAAATCCACAATATTAAAGTCTTTTTATGGAGAAATGGTTCCTAAAAAAGGTATGTTAAATGTTTGTATGTATGATTTAAACAGTATCAATAAATCAAATTTGAATGCATTAAGACGAAAAATAGGCATTATATTTCAAAACTACCGCCTTATAAACGAGTGGAGTGTTGAGCAAAATGTTATGTTGCCACTTATCATAAAAGGTTTTTCTAAAAATACTTGTAAAAAACAGAGCACAAAGCTTTTAAATCATGTGAATATGCTACACAAAGCCGATAAATATCCTTTTGAATTAAGTGGCGGAGAGCAGCAAAGAGTTGCTATGGCTAGAGCGTTAGCTCATAATCCTATGCTTATTTTATGCGATGAACCAACCGGAAATTTAGATGATTATTCAAGCGATATTATATGGAGTTTGTTAAGATCGGCAAGAGAGATGCTTGGCGCTACTATCATCGTTGTAACCCACCGCATACCATCACTTTTACGAATGCAATATAGACACTTTACTATAGAAAAA
- the rpsG gene encoding 30S ribosomal protein S7 — translation MRRRKALVREVMPDPIYGSKIITKFINSLMYDGKKAVATEIMYGAIALIDKKGGEVKGIDVFNNAIENVKPVMEVKSRRVGGATYQVPIEVRPARQQALAIRWLISFSRKRSERTMIEKLAYELMDAANSKGASFKKKEDTYKMAEANKAFAHYRW, via the coding sequence ATGAGAAGAAGAAAAGCCCTTGTTAGGGAAGTTATGCCAGATCCAATTTATGGCAGCAAAATCATTACTAAATTCATAAATTCATTAATGTACGATGGTAAAAAGGCAGTTGCAACTGAGATTATGTATGGTGCTATTGCTCTTATAGACAAAAAAGGTGGCGAAGTTAAAGGTATAGATGTTTTTAACAATGCTATTGAAAATGTAAAACCTGTTATGGAGGTTAAATCACGCCGTGTCGGTGGTGCTACATATCAAGTTCCAATAGAAGTTCGTCCTGCTAGACAACAAGCTTTAGCAATTCGTTGGTTGATTTCGTTTTCAAGAAAAAGAAGCGAAAGAACTATGATAGAAAAATTAGCTTACGAGCTAATGGATGCTGCAAATTCAAAAGGTGCTTCATTTAAGAAAAAAGAAGATACTTATAAAATGGCTGAGGCAAATAAAGCATTTGCTCATTACCGCTGGTAA
- the trmB gene encoding tRNA (guanosine(46)-N7)-methyltransferase TrmB yields MPNFVASSINKPKFPFVIHDINFLWSAKSKFDDIVLVKIENEEFFITIKKRKNDFVLKGEKITRPAKVGLLQKALSVFKDEFCKDILSDTIAIKKNRLVKQTPLLVDEECLLNFLDTIKFKKIFIEIGFGSGRHLLYQARKNEDTLVIGIEVYKPCIEQVAKLAMVENLNNILLLNSDARIIFSLIKTGSIDKVFMHFPVPWEKAEHRRVISENFAKETKRILKQNGKFELRSDDRDYIDFSIKHFLNLPHSNLEIQKDINLQISSKYEDRWKKQQKNIYDMFFTNLEKNVFEDIKFDMDFDGKYDILAIKNSFKNITIKKESYFVHLENCYEKSDDEILIKLSLGAFYKPEHCYIFISSKKCEYFIKKPLATKENFMAHMALKEFLKKCHIL; encoded by the coding sequence ATGCCAAATTTTGTTGCCAGTTCTATAAATAAACCTAAATTTCCTTTTGTTATACACGATATTAATTTTTTGTGGAGTGCAAAAAGTAAATTTGATGATATTGTTTTAGTTAAAATTGAAAATGAAGAGTTTTTCATAACGATAAAAAAAAGAAAAAATGACTTTGTATTAAAAGGCGAAAAGATTACTAGACCAGCAAAAGTTGGACTTTTGCAAAAAGCACTGAGTGTTTTTAAAGACGAGTTTTGTAAAGATATATTAAGCGATACAATAGCTATTAAAAAAAATAGATTAGTAAAACAAACCCCGCTTTTAGTTGATGAAGAGTGTCTTTTAAATTTTCTTGATACAATAAAATTTAAAAAGATTTTTATAGAAATTGGCTTTGGATCAGGTAGGCATTTGCTTTATCAAGCTAGAAAAAACGAAGATACTTTGGTAATTGGTATAGAAGTTTATAAGCCTTGCATAGAACAAGTTGCAAAGCTTGCAATGGTTGAAAATTTAAATAACATTTTGCTTTTAAATTCGGATGCTAGAATTATTTTTTCTTTGATTAAAACTGGCAGTATAGACAAAGTTTTTATGCATTTTCCGGTTCCTTGGGAAAAAGCAGAACATAGAAGAGTTATATCTGAAAATTTTGCAAAAGAAACTAAAAGAATTTTAAAACAAAATGGTAAATTTGAATTAAGAAGTGATGACAGGGATTATATTGATTTTAGTATAAAACATTTTCTAAATTTACCTCATTCAAATTTAGAAATACAAAAAGATATAAATTTGCAAATTAGCAGCAAATACGAAGATAGATGGAAAAAACAGCAAAAAAATATATATGATATGTTTTTTACAAATTTAGAAAAAAATGTTTTTGAAGATATAAAATTTGATATGGATTTTGATGGAAAGTATGATATTTTGGCTATAAAAAATAGTTTTAAAAATATAACTATAAAAAAAGAAAGTTATTTTGTGCATTTAGAAAATTGTTATGAAAAATCAGATGATGAAATTTTAATAAAACTTTCTTTGGGTGCATTTTATAAACCAGAACATTGCTATATTTTTATTAGTTCTAAAAAATGTGAATATTTTATAAAAAAACCACTAGCAACAAAGGAAAATTTTATGGCACATATGGCTTTAAAGGAGTTTTTAAAAAAATGCCACATCCTATAA
- the fusA gene encoding elongation factor G, with amino-acid sequence MARKTPFHMVRNIGIAAHIDAGKTTTSERILFFTGISHKIGETHEGTATMDWMDQEKERGITITSAATTCFWKNHQINLIDTPGHVDFTIEVERSMRVLDGAVAVFCAVGGVQPQSETVWRQANKYRVPRIVFVNKMDRVGANFYNVEQQIKDRLKANPIPIQIPIGAEDDFKGVVDLVRMVAYVWEDDKVPTNYVEKEIPAELKEKAEEYRAKMIESVCETDDKLLEKFFGGEELSEAEIKEGIKKGCLSLSLVPMLCGTAFKNKGVQPLLDAVVEYLPAPDEVADIKGVYENGEEVTVPSTDDGEFAGLGFKIMTDPFVGQLTFVRVYRGKLESGSYVYNTVKNTKERIGRILRMHSNKREEIKELYAGEIGAIVGLKDTLTGDTLASEKDKVILERMEFPDPVISVAVEPKTKADQEKMGIALQKLAQEDPSFRVGTDEESGQTIISGMGELHLEIIVDRMLREFKVEAEVGKPQVAYRETIRKTVEQEYKYAKQSGGRGQYGHVYLRLEPMEPGSGYEFVNEIKGGVVPKEYIPAVDKGCQEAMQGGVLAGYPVEDVKVSLFDGSYHEVDSSEMAFKLAASMGFKEGARKAGAVILEPIMKVEIETPEEYMGDVIGDINKRRGQVNNMGERGGNKIIDAFCPLSEMFGYSTDLRSQTQGRATYSMEFDHYDEVPKNVSEEIIKKRNG; translated from the coding sequence ATGGCAAGAAAAACACCTTTTCACATGGTTAGAAATATAGGTATTGCAGCTCACATTGATGCGGGAAAAACAACAACAAGTGAGAGAATACTATTTTTTACGGGAATAAGTCATAAAATAGGCGAAACTCATGAGGGTACAGCCACAATGGACTGGATGGATCAAGAAAAAGAGCGTGGTATAACAATTACTTCTGCTGCGACAACATGTTTTTGGAAAAATCATCAGATTAATCTTATAGACACCCCAGGCCACGTTGATTTTACAATCGAAGTTGAAAGATCAATGAGAGTTTTAGATGGTGCTGTTGCTGTATTTTGTGCTGTTGGTGGCGTGCAACCACAAAGTGAAACAGTTTGGAGACAAGCGAATAAATACCGTGTTCCAAGAATAGTTTTCGTAAATAAAATGGACAGAGTTGGGGCAAATTTTTATAATGTTGAACAACAAATAAAAGATAGATTAAAAGCTAATCCTATTCCTATCCAAATTCCAATTGGTGCTGAGGATGATTTTAAGGGAGTAGTTGATCTTGTAAGAATGGTAGCTTATGTTTGGGAAGATGATAAGGTACCAACAAATTATGTTGAAAAAGAAATTCCAGCAGAATTAAAAGAAAAAGCCGAAGAATATCGTGCTAAGATGATAGAATCTGTTTGTGAAACAGATGATAAGCTTTTAGAGAAATTTTTTGGCGGTGAAGAGTTAAGTGAAGCAGAAATAAAAGAAGGTATAAAAAAAGGTTGTTTGAGTCTTAGTTTAGTTCCAATGCTTTGTGGAACTGCTTTTAAAAATAAAGGTGTTCAACCGCTTCTTGATGCGGTAGTTGAATATCTACCAGCTCCAGATGAAGTTGCTGATATAAAAGGTGTTTATGAAAATGGAGAAGAAGTAACTGTTCCTTCAACAGATGATGGAGAGTTTGCTGGACTTGGATTTAAGATTATGACAGATCCTTTTGTAGGTCAACTTACTTTCGTTCGTGTTTATCGTGGTAAACTTGAAAGTGGAAGCTATGTATATAATACGGTTAAAAACACAAAAGAGAGAATTGGTAGAATTTTAAGAATGCACTCAAATAAGCGTGAAGAGATAAAAGAGCTTTATGCTGGTGAGATAGGTGCTATAGTTGGCTTAAAAGATACTTTAACTGGAGATACACTAGCTAGTGAAAAAGATAAAGTTATTTTAGAGAGAATGGAATTCCCTGATCCTGTTATTAGTGTTGCAGTTGAGCCAAAAACAAAAGCAGACCAAGAAAAAATGGGTATAGCTCTTCAAAAGCTTGCTCAAGAAGATCCAAGTTTTAGAGTTGGAACAGATGAAGAAAGCGGCCAAACAATCATATCTGGTATGGGTGAGTTGCATCTTGAAATCATAGTAGATAGAATGTTAAGAGAATTTAAAGTTGAGGCTGAAGTTGGTAAACCGCAAGTTGCTTATAGAGAGACTATAAGAAAAACAGTTGAACAAGAGTATAAATATGCAAAACAATCTGGTGGTCGCGGTCAGTATGGACATGTATATCTTCGCCTTGAGCCAATGGAGCCAGGTAGTGGATATGAGTTTGTAAATGAGATTAAAGGCGGTGTTGTTCCAAAAGAGTATATTCCAGCTGTTGATAAAGGTTGCCAAGAAGCTATGCAAGGCGGTGTTTTAGCTGGATATCCAGTTGAAGATGTTAAAGTTTCACTATTTGATGGAAGTTATCATGAGGTTGACTCTTCTGAAATGGCATTTAAACTTGCTGCATCAATGGGCTTTAAAGAGGGTGCTAGAAAAGCAGGTGCGGTTATACTAGAGCCTATTATGAAAGTTGAGATAGAAACTCCTGAAGAGTATATGGGTGATGTTATAGGAGATATAAATAAACGCCGCGGTCAAGTAAATAACATGGGTGAACGCGGAGGAAATAAGATTATAGATGCATTCTGCCCACTTTCAGAGATGTTTGGATACTCAACAGATTTAAGAAGCCAAACTCAAGGTCGTGCTACATATTCAATGGAATTTGACCATTATGATGAAGTTCCTAAAAATGTTAGTGAAGAAATCATTAAAAAAAGAAATGGTTAA
- a CDS encoding fibronectin type III domain-containing protein translates to MKICKYLISGICFAIFLNGCATKVPNSTNPNLPVVENIKTISDMTEIAFEWSSLGSNENIEGFYLYRKDSNSNGFNIVANIKDRYATHYVDTQLSPERTYDYMMKSYDASNNASSQSEIVSVRTQNLIESVPFAQTIQGLPNRVKVLWRPHPDLRVDSYIIERSEVGSDSWKQIAEIKGRLNAEYIDKKVDAGRSYKYRISVKTTSGIISRPSEIFNAQTKPKPYPVTGLNATNSEPKKIVLNWDSNTNEDFSHYNVYAKSSKLLPYKLIASTKTNSYTDLVNENGATKTYVVTAVDTTDLESDKQPQGVVGSTLSAPKSPVFTRADYTGGAVMLAWDPKDDKTVSYVLKKSSSDKESIFELSDTTYADSDLTIGETYKYKIIGIDEYGINSQESDEVTILAK, encoded by the coding sequence ATGAAAATTTGCAAATACCTAATATCAGGAATTTGTTTTGCGATATTTCTAAATGGGTGTGCCACAAAAGTACCAAATAGCACAAATCCTAATCTACCGGTAGTTGAAAATATAAAAACTATAAGCGATATGACAGAAATTGCTTTTGAATGGTCATCTCTTGGTAGCAATGAAAATATAGAAGGATTTTATTTATATAGAAAAGATAGTAATTCTAATGGTTTTAATATAGTCGCAAATATAAAAGATAGATATGCCACTCATTATGTCGATACCCAGTTATCTCCTGAAAGAACATATGATTATATGATGAAATCATATGATGCTTCAAATAACGCTTCTAGTCAAAGCGAGATTGTCAGTGTTAGAACGCAAAATTTAATAGAATCTGTTCCATTTGCTCAAACTATACAAGGTTTGCCAAATAGAGTTAAAGTTCTTTGGAGACCACATCCTGATTTAAGAGTTGATAGCTATATAATAGAAAGAAGCGAAGTTGGCAGCGATAGTTGGAAACAAATAGCTGAGATAAAAGGTAGATTAAATGCAGAATATATCGACAAAAAAGTTGATGCCGGTAGATCTTATAAATATAGAATTAGCGTAAAAACTACTTCTGGTATAATATCAAGACCAAGCGAAATTTTTAACGCTCAAACCAAACCAAAGCCATATCCAGTTACAGGGCTAAACGCAACAAATTCAGAACCTAAAAAAATAGTTCTTAATTGGGATTCTAATACAAACGAAGATTTTTCGCATTATAATGTTTATGCTAAAAGTAGTAAATTATTACCATATAAGCTAATTGCTAGTACAAAAACAAATTCTTATACAGATTTGGTAAATGAAAATGGTGCCACAAAAACATATGTAGTAACAGCTGTTGATACAACTGATTTAGAAAGCGATAAACAGCCTCAAGGCGTTGTTGGAAGCACACTATCTGCTCCAAAAAGCCCAGTTTTTACAAGGGCTGATTATACTGGTGGTGCAGTTATGTTAGCTTGGGATCCAAAAGACGATAAAACCGTGAGTTATGTTTTAAAAAAAAGTAGTAGTGATAAAGAGAGTATTTTTGAGCTAAGCGATACAACTTATGCAGATAGCGATTTAACGATAGGTGAAACATATAAATATAAGATTATTGGGATTGATGAGTATGGAATAAACTCTCAAGAATCTGATGAAGTTACTATTTTGGCTAAATAG
- a CDS encoding FtsW/RodA/SpoVE family cell cycle protein — protein MIRLDKRILTHFDYIQVILIIPIIILSYILVSDANDMLASKQLVYFGIGAMCFMLFFLIPIKKLEWLIPLVYWVNIILLFSVDIIGVSKLGAQRWLEIPFVHFTIQPSEIMKPAFLLMLAYIIKQKPPEEDGYGLKDFIKISFYIILPFVLILKEPDLGTALILFLVGYSILFVVGVNKKIWISLIVIAGILSPIIYENLHDYQKKRITDFISKEPSYQVKQSIIAIGSGGINGKPKDEVTQTKFKFLPIATSDFIFAYTIERFGFIGGTALMLIYFLLIIHLFSIVYWRKKDYFTIVMSVGLASMIFIYVGVNVSMTIGFAPVVGIPLPFFSYGGSSFITFMCIFGILQNLITFRYDPLYRLVKIKF, from the coding sequence TTGATAAGACTTGACAAGCGTATTTTAACACATTTTGATTATATTCAAGTAATTTTAATAATACCAATAATAATTTTATCTTATATACTAGTTTCAGACGCAAATGATATGTTAGCTAGCAAACAACTTGTATATTTTGGCATTGGAGCTATGTGTTTTATGCTATTTTTTTTAATTCCCATTAAAAAACTTGAGTGGTTGATACCGCTAGTTTATTGGGTAAATATAATTTTACTTTTTAGTGTTGATATAATTGGAGTTAGTAAGCTTGGTGCACAAAGATGGCTGGAAATTCCATTTGTTCATTTTACAATACAACCTAGCGAAATTATGAAGCCTGCATTTTTATTGATGTTAGCATATATAATAAAGCAAAAGCCGCCAGAAGAAGATGGGTATGGTTTAAAAGATTTTATAAAAATAAGTTTTTATATAATTTTACCATTTGTTTTAATTTTAAAAGAGCCTGATTTAGGGACTGCACTTATACTATTTTTAGTTGGATACAGTATACTTTTCGTAGTTGGAGTAAATAAAAAGATATGGATATCGCTCATTGTAATTGCAGGAATTTTATCACCAATAATATATGAAAATCTTCATGATTATCAAAAAAAACGTATAACAGATTTTATATCAAAAGAACCAAGTTATCAAGTAAAACAATCAATCATAGCAATAGGAAGCGGCGGGATAAACGGTAAACCAAAAGACGAAGTAACACAGACAAAATTTAAATTTTTACCAATTGCAACAAGCGATTTTATATTTGCATACACCATAGAAAGATTTGGATTTATCGGTGGAACTGCACTTATGCTAATTTATTTTTTGCTTATAATTCATCTTTTTAGTATAGTGTATTGGAGAAAAAAAGATTATTTTACCATAGTTATGTCAGTTGGACTAGCTTCGATGATTTTTATTTATGTTGGAGTAAATGTATCAATGACTATAGGGTTTGCACCAGTTGTTGGAATTCCGCTTCCGTTTTTTAGCTATGGAGGCAGTAGTTTTATAACTTTTATGTGTATATTTGGGATTTTACAAAATTTGATAACATTTAGATATGACCCGCTTTATAGGCTTGTAAAAATTAAATTTTAA
- a CDS encoding molybdopterin-dependent oxidoreductase, with translation MCMNRRNFLKAAGVTGAVLSTNPLLAGEKKLKSIPTASNVGAFFGEVDESGKLVKITPQISDKDPKIPWSEAWIDRVYNPTRIKYPCVRKSYLEAKGIKANSKPELRGKEEFVRVSWDEAIKLVLEKLQSVKPDEIYNASYGGWGHPGLLHNCSATAGRFFNTVIGGAITMDGEHSNGAAGKVNTTIVGDLEVYSLQTAHEVILDNTQVYVMWGADILKCNQIDFKVANRANNPYYDKYAKSKIKFITIDPQLTPIAKKLNAKWIKIRPNTDVALMLGMMHYLYTSNQYDKNFIQNYTYGFDKFLPYLLGKTEDKVEKTPAWASKITGVEESVIKALADTFVKNRTFLAGNWAMQRAHHGEQADWTLMVLAAFIGQIGLPGGGFGFSMHYSGGGQASSGVMLPAGLPQGKNKVRAKIPASRISEAILNPGKKIKFKGGELTYPNVKIFYNVGANTLGHQPDANSLIKALRTLDTVIVHEPWWTPTAKMADIVLPATTTLERDDISYGGSYSQDYVYAMRKVIEPLYEARDDYDVFEEMAKMVGVREHRKFTGGKTKMERIQGFYDRSDCPNYMSFEEFWEKGFLSFTPDESAYKYVRHADFRADPINNKLRTETGKLQIFSDKFDSYKLDDFKGHPIWLEPDEWLGDKEKTKEFPFHVVSPHPTYRIHSQLDNCFVRKLYKVGNREPVLINSNDAKKLGIKNGDTVEVFNNRGSLLAGAVVSDDIMSGVISIQEGVWYDPESLDNPRCNAGHVNVLTNSISTSTMAQATTANTCLANIKKVDVKPYKGIKLPVVKGA, from the coding sequence ATTTGTATGAATAGACGAAATTTTTTAAAAGCAGCAGGTGTTACGGGTGCTGTATTATCTACAAATCCGCTTTTAGCAGGCGAAAAAAAGCTAAAAAGCATTCCGACTGCTTCAAATGTAGGGGCATTTTTTGGAGAAGTTGATGAAAGTGGAAAATTAGTAAAAATTACTCCACAAATTTCAGATAAAGATCCTAAAATTCCTTGGAGCGAGGCGTGGATAGATAGAGTTTATAATCCTACTAGGATAAAGTATCCATGCGTAAGAAAAAGTTATCTTGAAGCAAAAGGCATAAAAGCAAACTCAAAGCCAGAACTTCGCGGCAAAGAAGAGTTTGTTAGAGTTAGCTGGGATGAAGCGATTAAGTTAGTTTTAGAAAAACTTCAAAGCGTAAAACCAGATGAAATTTATAATGCAAGTTATGGTGGATGGGGTCATCCAGGACTTCTTCATAACTGTTCTGCAACTGCAGGAAGATTTTTTAATACAGTAATTGGTGGTGCAATTACTATGGATGGCGAGCATAGTAACGGTGCAGCTGGTAAAGTAAATACAACTATAGTTGGAGATTTAGAAGTTTATTCACTTCAAACAGCTCATGAAGTTATACTAGATAACACTCAAGTATATGTTATGTGGGGTGCTGATATTTTAAAATGTAATCAAATTGATTTTAAGGTTGCAAACAGAGCAAATAACCCATACTATGATAAATACGCAAAATCAAAAATAAAATTTATTACAATTGATCCACAACTTACGCCAATTGCCAAAAAATTAAATGCAAAGTGGATCAAAATCCGCCCAAATACTGATGTAGCTTTGATGTTGGGTATGATGCACTATCTTTATACTTCAAATCAATACGATAAAAATTTCATCCAAAATTATACTTATGGTTTTGATAAATTCTTACCTTATTTACTAGGAAAAACAGAAGATAAAGTAGAAAAAACACCTGCTTGGGCTAGTAAAATTACAGGCGTTGAAGAAAGTGTTATAAAAGCTCTAGCGGATACTTTTGTAAAAAATAGAACATTTTTAGCAGGAAACTGGGCTATGCAAAGAGCTCATCACGGCGAACAAGCAGACTGGACTTTGATGGTTTTAGCTGCTTTTATAGGACAAATCGGGCTTCCTGGTGGAGGATTTGGTTTTTCTATGCACTACTCAGGTGGTGGTCAAGCATCAAGTGGAGTTATGCTTCCAGCAGGTCTTCCGCAAGGCAAAAATAAAGTTAGAGCTAAAATCCCGGCTTCAAGGATAAGTGAAGCCATTTTAAATCCAGGCAAAAAAATCAAATTTAAAGGTGGCGAATTAACATATCCAAATGTTAAGATTTTTTATAATGTAGGTGCAAATACTTTGGGGCATCAGCCAGATGCAAATTCTTTAATTAAAGCTTTAAGAACTTTGGATACCGTGATAGTTCATGAGCCTTGGTGGACACCAACTGCTAAGATGGCTGATATAGTTTTACCGGCTACAACTACGCTAGAAAGAGATGATATAAGCTATGGTGGAAGTTATTCGCAAGATTATGTTTATGCTATGAGAAAAGTTATCGAGCCGCTTTATGAGGCAAGAGATGACTATGATGTTTTTGAAGAAATGGCAAAAATGGTTGGCGTTAGAGAACACCGTAAATTTACAGGTGGGAAAACAAAAATGGAGAGAATTCAAGGCTTTTACGATAGAAGTGATTGCCCAAATTATATGAGTTTTGAAGAGTTTTGGGAAAAAGGATTTTTAAGCTTTACTCCTGATGAGAGTGCTTATAAGTATGTAAGACATGCTGATTTTAGGGCTGATCCTATAAACAATAAACTAAGAACCGAAACAGGCAAACTTCAAATTTTTTCTGATAAATTTGATAGCTATAAACTAGATGATTTTAAAGGTCATCCAATTTGGCTAGAGCCTGATGAGTGGCTGGGTGATAAAGAAAAAACAAAAGAATTTCCATTCCATGTAGTAAGTCCACATCCAACTTATAGAATTCACTCTCAACTTGATAATTGTTTTGTAAGAAAACTTTATAAGGTAGGCAATAGAGAGCCAGTTTTAATAAATAGCAATGATGCTAAAAAGTTAGGCATTAAAAATGGAGATACTGTCGAAGTGTTTAATAATCGCGGTAGTTTATTAGCTGGGGCTGTTGTAAGTGATGATATAATGAGCGGAGTTATTTCTATCCAAGAAGGTGTTTGGTATGATCCTGAGAGTTTGGATAATCCAAGATGTAACGCAGGTCATGTAAATGTTTTAACAAATTCTATTTCAACTTCAACAATGGCACAAGCTACAACTGCAAATACTTGCCTAGCAAATATCAAAAAAGTTGATGTTAAGCCTTATAAGGGCATAAAACTACCGGTGGTAAAAGGAGCGTAG